One Candidatus Hydrogenedentota bacterium genomic region harbors:
- a CDS encoding succinate dehydrogenase/fumarate reductase iron-sulfur subunit — translation MSSKINLTLRVWRQKNAHTPGRLETYEAKDIDSDASFLEMLDIVNAQLELKGIEPIAFDHDCREGICGCCGAVVNGHAHGPEKETTLCQLHMRKFKDGETIVIEPWRAKAFPVIKDLVVDRTAFDRIIAAGGFISVRTGQAPEAHATPVPKDKADWAMDAAQCIGCGACVAACPNASAMLFVSAKVTHLNVLPQGQPEKHRRVLNMVQQMDAEGFGNCSNHYECEAQCPKGISVKNIAKMNRDHLTASMIGA, via the coding sequence ATGTCTAGCAAGATCAATCTCACCTTAAGAGTCTGGCGTCAGAAGAACGCGCACACACCCGGACGTCTGGAGACGTACGAGGCGAAGGATATCGATAGCGACGCGTCGTTCTTGGAGATGCTCGACATTGTGAACGCGCAACTCGAGCTGAAGGGCATCGAGCCGATCGCGTTCGACCACGATTGCCGCGAAGGCATCTGCGGGTGTTGTGGCGCGGTGGTGAACGGACACGCGCACGGTCCCGAGAAGGAAACGACGCTCTGCCAGTTGCACATGCGCAAGTTCAAGGACGGCGAGACGATCGTCATCGAGCCGTGGCGCGCGAAAGCGTTTCCGGTGATTAAGGACCTCGTTGTCGACCGCACGGCGTTCGACCGAATCATTGCCGCGGGTGGATTTATCTCGGTGCGGACCGGGCAGGCTCCCGAGGCGCACGCCACGCCCGTCCCGAAGGACAAGGCCGATTGGGCAATGGATGCGGCGCAGTGCATCGGGTGCGGCGCGTGTGTGGCGGCGTGTCCGAATGCGTCCGCGATGCTGTTTGTATCGGCGAAGGTAACCCACCTCAACGTGCTGCCGCAGGGCCAGCCCGAAAAGCACCGCCGCGTGCTGAATATGGTGCAGCAGATGGACGCGGAAGGGTTCGGCAATTGCTCGAACCATTATGAGTGCGAGGCCCAGTGCCCCAAAGGCATCAGCGTGAAGAACATCGCGAAGATGAATCGCGATCACCTCACGGCATCGATGATCGGAGCGTAA